The nucleotide sequence GAACTCCACCGTGTAGGGGTACTGCGGTTGGCGTAGGTCCGCGGTGCGGCCCCTTCCGTCGGTAGCCAGGTTGGACCCATCGGACAAGGACACATCTTTGATATCCACGGATTTCAACGTGCGCAGCAGGCGGCCATCTGCATCATACACCGAGCCTCGCAGGTAGTTCACTGTATTCAGTTGATCATACTGCACCACCTTGGTAGCAAACCAGGAGCCTGCCTCGTCGAAAACGGTAACTACGCGCCGTTCGGTTGTGATGGTCCTTCCGGCCGATTTCACTAGCAATGTTTCTTCGGCCAAGCGAACCACCGCATGTGCATTCTCACGCAAGGAAGCTGGTATTTCCGTCACCGGAAATTTGGGTGCCGTGCCGGCCAGCGCCTCACTCACCAACATCGTAGCGCTCAGAAACAAGCTGGCGCAACGGCCCAACTTCAAGAAATAGCGGGGGCTGCTCATGACTTTTTCTTTAACACAAGTTGCTCGGTCTGCTTAGCCACCACCAACCGGTAGAATTCGCGCAGGCTAGCATACTCTTCGGCTGAGTACACGGGCCGGGCTAAGCTGAGCCGACTCGTAATCTGGATGGTAGAACCGAGCGGCTGCGCCTGGAACATAAACCGCCCCCCGTTGTCGGGCAGCGCAACGGAAGTGGGTTTGGGCAGTTCTTCCACTTCGTAGCCGGCTGGTAGCGTCAGGGTCATCACCAATGTCTCGTCCAGGGCGCAGCCGAAGTCCACCGGAAACTTGCGGTCCTCGTGTACAAACGGGTTGCGGGTGTTGCCGAAGTGCTGCAATGGTTTCAGGTAGAGCATGCTGGCCGCAGCGTCACCTCCTGCCGACGTCAGCTCATAGTCGAGGCCCAATGGCTTGTCAAGGACGTCGCGCTGGTTGAACTGGTATTTGCCAATGTTCCAGCCTTCCCGGCCTTTCAGCAGCTCTTCTACAAATTTCTTTTCGCCTTTCTCGCTTAGCTGGCCGCGTTGCCGCAAGCCCGCGTAGCCGCTGTGCTCGGAGTGCACCTTGCCGGTGTAACCACCCTTCTCATCCAATGTGAGCTGAACATTGTGGTATTCAGTGAGACGCTGCTGGGGCGTTAGGCTAATCCAGCGCGAGTCGGCGGCTTTGGGCATAATAAGGCGGCCCGTCGTGTTAAGACAGCGCGTCGGCAGCATGCCGCAAGGAACTAGTTCCTCGGTGGCGTCGGCCAGCATTTCCTTCCCTTCGGGCAGTGCTACGTGGGCCACCACGTAGTTGAAGCGCGAAAGCAGCGGCATAAACTCCTGGTTGACTATGCCGTGGTTGCGGGTGCTCAGCAGCACGGGGTTGGCTTGAAAACCAGCTTCGCGCAGAGCGGCAATCAGCAACAAATTCACGTCGGCGGCGGTGCCGCGGTGTTGGTCGTAGGCTTTGCGGATGCTGCTCGTGCTATAGAGTCGGTCGTAGCCGTCGTATTTCACGGCTTTGCGCACTAGGGCATGAATGGCTGCTACGCGGGCAGCAGGGTCTTTTTCCTTCGCCAACAGAGGCGTAAGCTGTTCCTTTAGGAAACTGCCCCGCTTGAGTTGCTGCCCGAAGTTCTCGTCGGCTAGCAGGTCGGTGTTGATCTTCTCCCAGCTGTCGGCGACGGCGCGGTACGGCTGGCCTTCCCAGCGTATGCCAGCCAGCTCGAAGTCGATGCGCGAAATGTAGTCCCGAGACGACGTCATGAACGGCTCGTCTCGAAATGCCGGCACATCTTTTATGGCCCAGCGGTGCGTTTTCAGTGGAACATTTACCGTGCTGCTACTTGCCGCCACGCGCTGGGTGTTGAAGCCGCCCCCTTCAAAACTGCCGCCTTCGCGTACCGTAACCTGCATGGCGCCTTCCGAATGCTCGGCTACAGTTGGGGCCTCGTAGCCCTGCATGAGAATCTTGTAATCGAAGTATGTTGGGATAGAGGCTCGGTACTCGCTCCACCGCACCGGAATGGTTTGCTGAAATTGCCAGTCCTGGAAGTTGAACGTGAAGTCGGATACCACTGTGTAGGCGTATTCGATGACCGAGCCTTCGCGCACCTTGGGCAGCGTAAACTTGCGCATCGTGACGTTGGAGCTGGCTTCCTCCCGGAAGATAGTGGCGTCGAACTTTTCCTTGGTCACCTCCTTGCCTACCAGGTTGTAGGTGAAGCCGCGCACGTTCGTGAGCTTTTCTTCTCGTGAATTCTGGTGGTAAAGTGGTACCTCTACCGTCGCCCAGTCGTAGCCTCCCTTGCTTAAAATCTTGATGCGGGTAACCCGGTCGAATATCACCCGGAAGTCGCCATCAATGTATTCGAAGCGGGAGCGGCCATAGTCGCATAGTACCACCGCCTCGGCAGCGCTGTCGGCTACAAAATTGCTGGCAAGGAAATCTTCGGGGTTGGGCTTGCCGAACTTGATGGGGTCAACTTGACCAAGGGCCGGCAATGTGGCCACTCCGCCTAACACAACCAGCAGGGCAAGCTGGCGCAGTACAGGTGTTAACATATAAAAGAGAAAAGTAAAGCGGCTTCAAGCAAGGCGTATAAGCGTGCCACTAGATGCATGGAAACCGGAGTGAATAGGTAGAAAACGCTGGATAAGATTGGGGTTGGGAGGGGCAAGTAGCAGCACGTGTTGTGTGCTGGTGCTATTTATAGCAAAGGCATTCTGATGCTGACGTAGGCCAGTATTGCGTTATAGATAGAATACTAGTTCCGGCGCACTACCAGCATTTCCGCACATTTGGCGGCGGCTCGTTGGTGTATTTCGCGCAGGGCGGCGTATTCCTCAGGTCCATAATCGGCCTTGAGAAGCTGAAGCCGGGTGGTAACCTGAATAGTGCCTGGGCTGACCTGGCTGGCTTGGTACATGAACCGTCCGCCGCCGTTGGG is from Hymenobacter tibetensis and encodes:
- a CDS encoding DUF3857 and transglutaminase domain-containing protein produces the protein MLTPVLRQLALLVVLGGVATLPALGQVDPIKFGKPNPEDFLASNFVADSAAEAVVLCDYGRSRFEYIDGDFRVIFDRVTRIKILSKGGYDWATVEVPLYHQNSREEKLTNVRGFTYNLVGKEVTKEKFDATIFREEASSNVTMRKFTLPKVREGSVIEYAYTVVSDFTFNFQDWQFQQTIPVRWSEYRASIPTYFDYKILMQGYEAPTVAEHSEGAMQVTVREGGSFEGGGFNTQRVAASSSTVNVPLKTHRWAIKDVPAFRDEPFMTSSRDYISRIDFELAGIRWEGQPYRAVADSWEKINTDLLADENFGQQLKRGSFLKEQLTPLLAKEKDPAARVAAIHALVRKAVKYDGYDRLYSTSSIRKAYDQHRGTAADVNLLLIAALREAGFQANPVLLSTRNHGIVNQEFMPLLSRFNYVVAHVALPEGKEMLADATEELVPCGMLPTRCLNTTGRLIMPKAADSRWISLTPQQRLTEYHNVQLTLDEKGGYTGKVHSEHSGYAGLRQRGQLSEKGEKKFVEELLKGREGWNIGKYQFNQRDVLDKPLGLDYELTSAGGDAAASMLYLKPLQHFGNTRNPFVHEDRKFPVDFGCALDETLVMTLTLPAGYEVEELPKPTSVALPDNGGRFMFQAQPLGSTIQITSRLSLARPVYSAEEYASLREFYRLVVAKQTEQLVLKKKS